The following DNA comes from Triticum aestivum cultivar Chinese Spring chromosome 3D, IWGSC CS RefSeq v2.1, whole genome shotgun sequence.
tgatgggctagggataacttattttagcgttgatattttgagagacatggttgcttgttgatatgcttgagtattaagtctcatgtcaaaactagactattgctttaaacCATATAAAattcatgctataaagaaaagaatatgagatgacatgttacgcaacattccacatcaaaaattctgtttttatcatttacctactcgaggacgagcaggaattaagcttggggatgctgatacgtctccaacgtatctataatttttgattgttcaatgctgttatattatcattcttggaagttttacaatcattttatagtcatttatatcatttttggtactaacactactaggaaaatggctatagatgatatggacactaatggcgcaccagacatgtggtgcgccactactatatagcagtggcacaccatgtgttggtgcgccattagtgttcaactactaatggcgcaccacatccagggtgcgccactagtaacaaatttttttcaaaactagtaatggcgcaccaggggatagtgcgccattactagttaaactagtaatggcgcaccacatccacggtgcgccactagtaaaaattttcaaatttttttttattttttttcaaaactactaatggtgcaccgtgtgtgtggtgcgccattactagttcacggtgcgccattagtaacttgccccaaaaattccaccgaatgcacccccccccccgcgtggaccgccttttcagttttagaaaaaataaaagaaaatgatgaaaatgtcaaaaataaaagaaaataagtttcccatgtgatatgtggtctacttgttgggaaaatttacaaatatgaatttcgactttatttgcaaaatctctctggaatttgtaaaatgggcataacttttgtatacgaactcggattaaaaagttttttatatgaaaaatcatctactcgaaaagatacatccgaatttaactggggaacCCCGTTAATCATTTTCAGAATCCtcaaaaatctaacagaaaaaagttacggggcttttaagatccggagaggcaaaaaaattcaaaaaaaaacaaactcagtaatggcgcacctgcccatggtgcgccattactatcttcccgccttcaaaattcaaactatatcaaaaaaataaaaataaaagttagtaatggcgcacctgcccacggtgcgccattactatcttcccgccttcaaaattaaaaataaatcaaaaaaataaaaaaaagttagtaatggcgcacctgcccacgatgcgccattactatgccgtatatatggctgggcgggatcctctcctccttacctcttcattgttctccactccacctctcctccactccatctcctcctctcctcactCCATCTCCCCTTgtctcctccaccatactcccctcctcctctccggcgacctcctcctcctcctctccggcgacccctcctcctcctctccggcgacctcctcctccctcctctcctcccctcccctcacggtttctcctccctcctctccggccatctcctcctccctcctctccggtgatctcctcctccctcctctccggtgagctcctcctctcctctcctccccttccctcatggtttctccttcctcctctccgatgctccggtgaactcctctccggcgacctcctcctcctctccggcgatgtaggcgagcgcctctccggtgacctcctcctcctcctctccggtgacctcggccctcctctccggcgaactcctctccggcaaaagaacacatcaaaagaacgtacaagatccaaaaacgagaacaaaatttgaaaaaatatcgtgcaaaaaaagagcaaaaaatgggcaaaaaaaatcgcgatccagatccaaattcaaaattcaaaaatagcaatggcgcatcaccccacagtgcgccattagtatggcaaagcacatgtgtaaatatcgccccctgggaggcacactaatggcgcatgttggtctatactaatggcgcacggcgtgatgcgccattagtataccagatactaatggcgcaccagtggtgtagtggcgcaccagtagtgcgccattagtaggcaaaactggtgcgccactagtaggccttttcctagtagtgtaacctattgacatagtgccaagtgccagttgctgttttctgcatgttttttacatcgcatgaaatcaataccaaacggagtccaaacgcagcgaaactttttatggattttttggaccagaagacatccggtgggccggagaagcgcctggggggtgctccgaggggagcacaacccaccagggcgctcctggaggcccaggcgcgccccggttggttgtgcccacctcgggtgccccctgaaccgcctctttgctctataaataccccaatattccagaaaccctaggggagtcgacgaaaatcaattccagccgccgcagagtccagaaccaccagatccaatctagacaccatcacggagggggttCATCATGCctattggtgcctcttcgatgatgtgtgagtagttgtttgtagacctacaggttcgtagttagtagctagatggcttcctctctctcttttgattctcaatacaatggttcttggagatccatatgatgtaactctttttgcggtgtgtttgttgggatccgatgaactttgagttcatgataagatctatctttttatccatgaaagttatttgagtcttctttgaatctcttatatgcatgattgcttatagcctcatatttcttctccgatatttgggttttgtttggccaacttgatctatttatcttgcaatgggaagaggttctttgtgatgggttcgatcttacggtgcttgatcccagtgacagaaggggaaccgacacgtatgtatcgttgccattaaggataaaacgatggggtctatttctacataaatagatcttgtctacatcatgtcatcgttcttattgcattactctgtttctccatgaacttaatacactaaatgcatgctggatagcggtcgatgtgtggagtaatagtagtagatgcaggcaggagtcggtctactaatcttggacgtgatgcctatataatgatcattgcctggatatcatcatgattatttgaagttctatcaattgcccaacagtaatttgttcacccaccgtttgctatttttctcgagagaagccactagtgaaacctacgggccccgggtctcttctttattatatttgcctttgcgagctattttcctttgcttttattttcagatctattaaaccaaaaatacaaaaataccttgctgcactttattttatttggcgttcgatctatcaatatttataactctctcacgtccgtttgcctatttctggcgtcgttgcccgaaagggattgacaacccctttaacacgtcaggttgcgagtatttgttatttgtgtgcaggtgccgttcatgtagtgttgcgtgattctcctagtggttcgataaccttggtctcgtcactgagggaaatacctaccattgttgtgctgcatcatcccttcctctttggggaaataccgacgtagttcaagctcaacatcatgccccgagtggcatcccctctttcttctaacgaccatcggtattttacttggagctatatttttattcctcacatatcatgagttttgcttggagcgtcttgtatgatatgagtctttgcttgttttgattttcattttaagtcatgaatccttgctggacacacctatttgagggagccaaaattatgctatgacttgttagaattgttctctatgcttcacttaaatctttatgagctatggaattgccctagtgcttcacttacatcttttttagcacggtgtgctttattatgtttgaagaaatgctctcatgcttcacttagatttatttgagagttagtaaattttttaagaaattctctcttgcttcacttagattattttgagagaagaaaatttttatgctcatgttcttcacttagatttgattgagctatcaaaagcaacatatgaaattagtcccaaagtgatagatattcaagaaggatataataaaaactttcatgaaaatcattggacaaaataaacttgattccttgtaatagttttgagatatgacgatgtgatatgtgagtcatgttgatgagtaattgtgctttagtaagaatattgatgttatggtttgtgattccctatgcaagcacgaaagtcaatagttatgcaatgaaattatatcctacttgtggtgcattattcggtgttagttatgcttaatgctcgcttatgagattttttgtttcttggttggatgcttcccaatcttttgctagccttcatttgcactaagtatgatcactacttatgcatccaaaatccttaaacccagttttgccatatgagtccactatacctacctatatgcggtatttccatgttgttctaagcaaatttgtatgtgccatctctaattttcaaaattaatttcctttttgtgtgctcgtaccgctcatgaaacggtagggggtggctgatatttttccatgctagatgtgttattctcaagatgagtgtttattcacttgtcattgcacgagagtacggcaaaggtattagggatgcccagtcctgaaataaaaaatgaatttactttatgttgtcaaataataaattccttggaaagtgttggtatggacggcacccgtggatgcggttagccgtggaatgtgaaagtatgatggaaaaaggaataaactttattttctgtttgggaactgcctatgatatatctagcatggaaagtattgggaactactcgatcgttttcgttgacaggaaaagcatgccacccaaaatgttttatctctacttttttcgctttgagctctggcacctctacaaatccctactcccccctgcgaagggcctttcttttactttatgcaaaaaaaaattgagtctccatcttctcttataaagcaccaactaagaggcactatgatcgtacttgagcattggatgtagctaacatgcgagtgtgtttcatgaatggatcaatgattgagcataatgggctagggataacttgatttagtgttgatattttgaaagacatggttgcttgttgatatgcttgagtattgaaatcttcatgtcaaaactagactattgctttgaatcatataaatgtccaaatgtccatgctacaaagaaaagaatatgtgatgaacatgttaggcagcattccacatcaaaaattccgtttttatcatttacctactcgaggacgagcatgaattaagcttggggatgctgatacgtctccaacgtatctataattttttactgttccatgctgttatattatcatttcctggatgttttacaatcattttatagcaactttatatcattttttggggctaacctattgacatagtgcctagggccagttgctgtttttgcttgttttttacttcgcaagaaatcaataccaaacggagtccaaacgcagcgaattttttttttgtgatttgtttttgaccagaagacaccagatgggccaaagaagtaccagaggggtgccccgagggggaggcacgccctggtgggttgtgcccccctcagtggcctcccggaccgcctctttgctctataaataccccaatattccagaaagcctaggggagtcgacgaaaatcaattccagctgacgcaagttccagaaaccacagatccaatctagacaccatcatggaggggttcatcatcctcattggtgcctctccgatgatgtgtgagtagttcattgtagacctatgggtccgtagttagtagctagatggcttcctctctctcatttgattctcaatgcaatggtctcttggagatctatttgatgtaactctttttgtggtgtgtttgttgggatccgatgaactttgagtttatgattagatatatgtttttatccatgaaagttatttgagtcttttgatctcttatatgcatgattacttatagcctcgtatttcttcttttaatctttggtttagttaggtcgactagatcgatttttttgccatgggaagaggtgctttgtgatgggttcgatcttacggtgcttgatcccagtgacagaaggggaaccgacacgtatgtatcgctgcCATTAAGGTTAACaacatggggtctatttctacataaatatatcttgtctacatcatgtcatcgttcttattgcattactccgtttctccatgaacttaatacactagatgcatgctggatagcggtcgatgtatggagtaatagtagtagatgcaggcaggagtcggtctactaatcttggacgtgatgcctatataatgatcattgcctggatatcgccatgattattcgaagttctatcaattgcccaacagtaatttgtttacccatcgtatgctatttttctcgagagaagccactagtgaaatctacggccctcttatttattatatttgccttcgagatctatttttatttgcttttattttccgaTTTATTaatccaaaatcacaaaaataccttgctgcaatttttatttatttattccatctcgtgttcccgcgagatctatttatccgatctactacaattttacctatccttttacccgtgagggattgacaacccctctcttacgtcgggttgcaagtatttgttctttgtgtgcaggagctatttacgtggtgttgcgtagttctcctactggttcgataaccttggtctcatcaccgagggaaatacctacagttGTTGTGCtccatcatctcttcctctttggggaaataccgacgtagttcaagcgacatcaccgcacacggctaacaattgatccggggtgtgctaggcgccccctcccacatatataagtgggagggggaggggaggcagcttGGCGCACCACATAggtggccggccggccctagggctcctgccctGGTCGCCCCCTGCCATGTATtcccaagggggaaggaaagaaggggggagggaaggaagtgggaatcctaatccacactttcctttccctcccccctttccttctcctccttaggctGGCCtgctatggggggcgcaccagccccttgtggctggtgcgtttcctctcttggcccataaggcccatatctttgtcgggggtgcccgaaactcctttccggtgacccgataagtacccggtgccctctgaaacacttccggtgtccgaacactatcgtcctatatatcaatcttcacctctcgaccattttgagactcctcttcatgtccgtgatctcatccgggactccgaacaacattcggtcactaaatcacataactcatataatactatatcgtcaacgaacgttaattaagtgtgcagaccctacgggttcgagaactatgtagacatgaccgagacacctctccggtcaataaccaatagtggaacctggatgcccatattggctcctacatattctacaaagatctttatcggttgaaccgttatgacaacatacgtaactccctttgtccatcggtatgttacttgcccgagattcgatcgtcggtatcttcatacctagttcaatctcgttaccggcaagtctctttactcattccataatacatcacctcgtgactaactccttagtcgtttgcttgcaagcttatgatgtgtattaccgagagggcccagagatacctcttcgatactcggagtgacaaatcctaatctcgatctatgccaactcaacaaacaccttcggaaatacctgtagagcatctttatgatcacccagttacgttgtgacgtttgatagcacacaaggtattcctccggtatccgggagttgcataatctcatagttgaaggaacatgtatttgacacgaagaaagcaatagcattaaaactgaacgatcattatgctaacctaacggatgggtcttgtccatcacatcattctcctaatgatgtgatcccataatcaaatgacaacacatgtccatggttaggaaaccttaaccatctttgatcaacgagctagtctagtagaggcttactagggacacggtgtttgtttatgtattcacacatgtatttaagtttctgatcaatacaattctagcatgaataataaacctttatcatgaataaagaaatataaaataacaactttattattgcctccagggcatatttccttcagtttgtaGGTGCCAACGCTCTAGCAGCGAAAGGTGATGGTACGATGACTGCAACTCGTGAGGCTATTGCTGCAGTCTCGTACCTTGAGATTATTTATTCTATTTGCAGTTCGCCCTCTTTTGTAACGAACAGAACTTTAAAAACATTCTAATTGTAATATTTAGCACTTTATGATATTTGTAAATCACTTTGGTGCTCGTATTTGACCAGTTGTTGTACGAAAGAACAAAGTGTAAACAATTCATAAAAAAAATCTGTCTAAGGGTAGCACAAACATTTTAGCACACAACTTAGGGCCACAATCTCAAACTGCAATCTTAGAAAAGAACTGGACGACAGATTCTTGCAGAATTTCCTAGAATCTTGTTGATTCTGCAGAATCATGCGCAAAAAGAACATGCCCCCTCACCTGCCTCGTTTATGGAGTTAGGTGGTTACTACGTGTATTTACAAAATGCATGTAACATCTTTCGTTTACACCGTAAATTGGTAACAGACAGAAATATTCAAAACAAACACCTCCTTAATTTTATGAGGCACGTCCCTCGCCTTTTCATGTCTCTCTATTCCACATAGGCGAAATTGCCATAAGCGGTCTATAAGCGTACTATTGTACTGCTCTGAAGCCCCAACTACATCATCCAATACAAAAGGGCTGAGTATGTAGTTTCATTTTTTGTTCATTCGCCCATATCAACATAGCATTGCAGTACATACCAAGCACGTGTCCATATGTAGTTTCATTTTTTGTTCATTCGCCGTACTTACACGTCCACTACTGAATACTCAAGCATCGCAACTAAAAGTTCATCAAGCAACCCTATATGCATGCTCTTTGATATTGAACCTATAAATTGTCCAAAAGAAACAAATGGAATCAATGGCGCTTCGCGTTGGTGCTGAGGATTACTATGCTGGCCACAGACCCATCCAAGGTAGCATTCCTCACATCGACGAGGCGTGAATTTCTGAAAAGGGAGGCGACGACGGAGAGGTTGACGTGCCGGTCGACGGCAATCGCGATCGCGCCACCACGGCGGACGGTGCGCTCGATCTCAGACGCGAACCTGGACGGGAAGAGCGCGCCGGTGAACGCCGCCGGGTCGTTGGAGATCACGAGGTCGAAGGCGTCATCGAAGAACGGGAGGTTGTGCGGGTCCGCACGGCGCACGAGGGGAGGGAAGTCAACGAGATCAACGCCGGTGACGTCCCCCACGCCGGCCCCGCGGAGCGCGTCGACCGCTTGCCCCACGCCGGCGGCGAGGCAGAGAACGCGGGAGGAGCCGCGGAGGAGGCGCAGCCGACGGAGCGGATCGATGACCGAAGCGGAGAGGGCCGCGTTGTGCCGCCGCCAGCGCGGGGAGGACCGGAGCTTGGCCAGGCGGATGTCGGGGTCGACCACGCGGCGGGATGCGGCGTCGCAGGAGGTGCGGGGCAAGGGCGCCATCGACAGCGAGAGGGAGGAATGGGCGAGCGAGCCGCCGGAGCAGGAGGTGGACGGGTGGCGGAACAGGTGCAGCAGGGCGGCGGTGGCCACGGCCGCCAGGGCGATCGCCACGCGGTTCAGCAGCCGCCGGACGTGCCTGTCCATTGCCGGCGCGGGTCGGTGGACCCAGCGCCACCTCCGGGTAATGGACCGGCCTGTGTATTCGAGGTTTTTTCTTTGTGATtcggctgggctgggctgggctgggaaACGGTCAGACGGGCCAACATTTTGATGGCCTAATTAAGAAGCACAGCATCGAAATGAGCCGGCAAAACCCTCCTTCGCCCATTCATTCCCCACTCCTCTCGCCCCAAACCCCCACCGTCCGCCGCCTTcccatggccaccaccgccgcggcggccgccgccgccactgccaccGCCTCCACCCGGGCGAACAGCCTCTCCcgcatcttctcctcctcctcgccaacgGTAAAACCACCCAAGCACAATCCCAACACCAAGAGCACGCCGAAGCCGAAGCCGACGCCGAAACCGCCCGCCGCCGACGCTGGCTCCATCGCGGACGAGAAGCCCCCGAAGCCCCTCGGCGCACGGCCCGCCGCCAAAGGTGATTCCGACGGGAAGCACAAGATCCCGAAGCCCCTTGGCCTTCTCGTCAAGGCCCTCATCCGGCAGCGCGACCCTGACAAGCTGATCTCCGGGTTCATCCAAGCGTCAACCGTGTCGTCGCGCTTCCGCGACCGGTACCGCGTGTTCGAGGTAGCGGTGAGCCGCCTCGCTTCCCTCGGCCGCCAAGACGGCATCGAGGCCATCATCGAAGCGCAGTTGCCCTTCCTCGAGGCCTCAGCCGAGGGATTCGCCACGCGCCTCATCCGCCTCTACGGCCGTGCCTCCATGCCATCCCACGCGGCCGCAACCTTCCATAAGCTTCCCGCGCAGCATAAATCCAACATGACATTCAACTCCCTTCTTTCCTGTTACGCCGATGCCGGAGATTTTGACGGGCTCACTACTGCATTCCAGGAGATCCCAGCCACTTACCCCTCGATTGTTCCCACAGTGTACTCTTACAATGTACTCATCCACGCATTGTGCCAGAAGCCAGACATCTCAGCTGCTCTTGAGACTGTCCTTCTCATGGAGAAGCGCGGTGTTTCACCTGACATTATTACTTTCAACACGCTGTTGAATGGGTTTTGCAACAATGTCGGCGTGGATGAAGCAGAGACAGTATGGGAGATGATCAAGGAGAGGAATTTGGAGCCCGACGCCAAATGCTACAATGCCAAGCTGCGGGGTTTGGTTGCAGAAGGGAGGATTGATGATGCAGCTGCCGTGCTTGAGGGATTGGAGAAGGATGGGCCAAAACCTGATACAGTATCCTACAATGAGTTGATTCGAGGATATTGCAAAGCGGGGAAGTTACAGGAGGCCAAGAAGCTGTATGATGATTTGGTAAAAAATGAGTGTGCCCCAAATAAGGGAACATATGAGACTCTCCTGCCACACCTTCT
Coding sequences within:
- the LOC123079404 gene encoding pentatricopeptide repeat-containing protein At3g13160, mitochondrial; protein product: MATTAAAAAAATATASTRANSLSRIFSSSSPTVKPPKHNPNTKSTPKPKPTPKPPAADAGSIADEKPPKPLGARPAAKGDSDGKHKIPKPLGLLVKALIRQRDPDKLISGFIQASTVSSRFRDRYRVFEVAVSRLASLGRQDGIEAIIEAQLPFLEASAEGFATRLIRLYGRASMPSHAAATFHKLPAQHKSNMTFNSLLSCYADAGDFDGLTTAFQEIPATYPSIVPTVYSYNVLIHALCQKPDISAALETVLLMEKRGVSPDIITFNTLLNGFCNNVGVDEAETVWEMIKERNLEPDAKCYNAKLRGLVAEGRIDDAAAVLEGLEKDGPKPDTVSYNELIRGYCKAGKLQEAKKLYDDLVKNECAPNKGTYETLLPHLLQAGELDCALTYCYKIFSHKRNLRVECGVLQDVVNALVDVWRVEEAAKIVVLRRKKYYPRKGLRMPDSAKDSQLRAETNDEEAISEEECEVEHETEK
- the LOC123079405 gene encoding uncharacterized protein — translated: MDRHVRRLLNRVAIALAAVATAALLHLFRHPSTSCSGGSLAHSSLSLSMAPLPRTSCDAASRRVVDPDIRLAKLRSSPRWRRHNAALSASVIDPLRRLRLLRGSSRVLCLAAGVGQAVDALRGAGVGDVTGVDLVDFPPLVRRADPHNLPFFDDAFDLVISNDPAAFTGALFPSRFASEIERTVRRGGAIAIAVDRHVNLSVVASLFRNSRLVDVRNATLDGSVASIVILSTNAKRH